The Rana temporaria chromosome 4, aRanTem1.1, whole genome shotgun sequence genome contains a region encoding:
- the LOC120935279 gene encoding olfactory receptor 2D3-like, whose amino-acid sequence MHVGNQSAVTEFILLGLSTNPLVQVLLFPIFLAIYMSTLIGNLLLIVAVKTDKRLHISMYFFLANLSFLDICYTSVIVPNMLVNFFATKKKISFTGCTTQVFFYLLMGETECLLLALMAYDRYVAICNPLRYSMVMNTTVCLWMISMAWLTGCIISSIDLYFVFRLTFCGPNIINHFFCEAPLLLQLSCSDTSSNNIVKLVGTAILAFIPLSLILFSYFRIITTIVKTHSGKYKTFSTCVSHLVVVVIFYGTAMFMYVRPEHADTEDTDKRVAVFYTVITPMLNPLIYSLRNKDVKRAMRRLVRDK is encoded by the coding sequence ATGCATGTTGGTAACCAAAGTGCTGTAACCGAATTCATTCTTCTTGGGCTCTCAACCAACCCACTGGTACAAGTTTTGTTGTTCCCCATTTTCCTGGCAATCTATATGTCCACACTGATTGGGAATCTTCTTCTCATAGTGGCTGTCAAGACCGACAAGCGCTTGCACATCTCTATGTATTTTTTCTTAGCTAATTTGTCATTTTTGGACATTTGCTATACCTCAGTCATTGTACCAAACATGCTGGTTAACTTTTTTGCAACGAAGAAGAAGATTTCATTTACTGGCTGTACCACCCAAGTATTTTTTTACCTGCTCATGGGGGAAACGGAGTGTCTGCTTCTGGCTTTGATGGCCTATGACCGCTATGTTGCAATCTGCAACCCTCTACGTTATAGTATGGTCATGAACACAACAGTCTGTTTGTGGATGATCAGCATGGCATGGCTGACTGGTTGCATCATATCATCCATTGATTTGTATTTTGTATTCCGCTTAACATTCTGTGGCCCTAACATCATCAACCATTTTTTCTGTGAGGCACCACTGCTGTTACAGCTCTCTTGCAGTGACACCTCATCAAACAATATTGTAAAACTGGTGGGCACGGCCATCTTGGCCTTCATCCCACTTTCACTAATCCTTTTTTCCTATTTTCGAATCATTACCACTATTGTGAAAACTCACTCTGGCAAGTACAAAACCTTTTCCACCTGTGTTTCACACCTGGTAGTGGTGGTCATTTTCTATGGGACAGCCATGTTTATGTACGTTAGACCAGAGCATGCAGACACAGAGGACACGGACAAAAGGGTGGCAGTATTTTACACAGTGATCACCCCGATGCTGAACCCCTTGATCTATAGCCTGAGGAATAAGGACGTTAAGAGAGCCATGAGGAGGCTGGTAAGAGATAAGTGA
- the LOC120936078 gene encoding gastrula zinc finger protein XlCGF8.2DB-like, with protein sequence MAGVSPCEILDDSSSDSDVCWLGPVDLQHLSEIKSEDIWHVYSPTGTFNRKLSTGEEVTNTELYEDIHIIDTHESAPQSINNLPSESNRGRRAYRPRTSDRTSPEKSVARERSTIDSSGNITLMTETVYKCNKCDKTFYTRSGYRKHQKNHAEDDRNICSECGEAFEDRTSFNLHKEVHLKDKPWACTVCKKRFRLQSHLAKHERTHTGQRPYICKVCGNSFSQSSNLATHMKTHFAGKSYMPKDSGQSFSSDTQVVSNRTVKTEGRVFTCSECGKEFKRNAHLASHQRIHSVERPYSCSYCNKSFRSKSNLILHQRVHTGDQPYDCVQCDRRFSSGSSCPRHEKRHSGRESFPCGGCGLDFSNCDSYTNHSCVLIS encoded by the exons ATGGCGGGGGTGTCACCTTGTGAGATCCTAGACGACAGTTCGTCAGACTCTGATGTCTGCTG gttggGCCCTGTGGATTTGCAGCACCTGTCTGAAATCAAATCAGAAGATATCTGGCATGTGTATTCCCCTACAGGCACGTTCAACAGAAAGCTAAGTACAG GTGAAGAAGTAACAAACACTGAGCTATATGAAGACATTCACATCATCGACACCCATGAGTCTGCACCTCAATCAATTAACAATCTACCCTCCGAAAGCAATCGAGGCCGCAGGGCCTATAGGCCTCGGACATCTGACAGGACTTCCCCAGAAAAATCCGTTGCAAGGGAGAGAAGCACCATAGATTCATCGGGGAACATCACCTTAATGACTGAGACCGTCTACAAATGTAACAAGTGTGACAAGACTTTCTACACCCGTTCGGGCTATCGCAAGCACCAGAAAAACCATGCTGAGGATGACAGGAACATCTGCTCTGAGTGTGGCGAAGCCTTCGAAGACCGGACTAGTTTCAATCTACACAAGGAGGTCCACTTGAAGGACAAACCCTGGGCTTGCACTGTATGCAAAAAACGTTTCAGGCTACAGTCACACCTGGCAAAACATGAGAGGACCCACACGGGACAAAGACCTTATATCTGTAAGGTGTGCGGGAACtcctttagtcaaagctccaacCTTGCCACTCATATGAAGACCCACTTTGCAGGGAAGTCCTACATGCCCAAAGACAGTGGCCAGTCATTTAGTTCCGATACTCAGGTGGTTTCAAATAGGACGGTAAAAACGGAGGGGAGGGTTTTTACTTGTTCAGAATGCGGGAAAGAATTCAAAAGAAATGCCCACTTGGCTTCTCACCAAAGAATCCACTCGGTAGAGAGGCCTTATTCCTGCTCTTATTGCAACAAGTCCTTCAGAAGCAAGTCCAACCTCATCTTACATCAGAGAGTTCATACAGGGGATCAGCCATATGATTGCGTCCAATGCGACAGGAGGTTCAGCAGTGGCTCCAGTTGCCCCAGACACGAGAAGAGGCATTCAGGGCGAGAATCCTTTCCATGTGGAGGCTGTGGCCTAGACTTTAGCAATTGTGACAGTTATACCAACCACTCATGTGTTCTTATTAGTTAA